In one Vulgatibacter incomptus genomic region, the following are encoded:
- the rpsD gene encoding 30S ribosomal protein S4, whose amino-acid sequence MARYTGASCRLCRRENLKMYLKGDRCYSDKCAIERRPYPPGQHGQGRIKFSEYGVQLREKQKVKRMYGLLEAQFRLYYQRANAKKGKTGENLLQALELRLDNVAFRMGFADTRSEARQLVRHAHFRVNGKKVNIPSYQVRVGDKISVKERSKKVVSIAEALEAVDRRGFPAWVDVDKKGFEGTVKALPAREDLTLPIQEQLIVELYSK is encoded by the coding sequence GTGGCTCGTTACACCGGTGCGTCGTGCCGCCTTTGCCGGCGCGAAAACCTCAAGATGTACCTCAAGGGTGATCGCTGCTACAGCGACAAGTGCGCCATCGAGCGCCGTCCCTACCCCCCGGGCCAGCACGGCCAGGGCCGGATTAAGTTCTCCGAGTACGGCGTGCAGCTTCGCGAGAAGCAGAAGGTCAAGCGCATGTACGGCCTGCTCGAGGCTCAGTTCCGCCTCTACTACCAGCGGGCGAACGCGAAGAAGGGCAAGACCGGCGAGAACCTCCTCCAGGCCCTCGAGCTTCGGCTCGACAACGTGGCCTTCCGGATGGGCTTCGCCGACACGCGCTCGGAGGCCCGGCAGCTCGTGCGCCACGCCCACTTCCGCGTGAACGGCAAGAAGGTCAACATCCCCTCCTACCAGGTGCGGGTTGGCGACAAGATCTCCGTCAAGGAGCGCTCGAAGAAGGTGGTCAGCATCGCCGAGGCGCTCGAGGCGGTGGATCGCCGCGGCTTCCCGGCCTGGGTCGACGTGGACAAGAAGGGCTTCGAGGGCACCGTGAAGGCGCTCCCGGCCCGCGAAGACCTGACGCTGCCCATCCAGGAGCAGCTGATCGTCGAGCTCTACAGCAAGTAA
- the rpsK gene encoding 30S ribosomal protein S11 has protein sequence MADEKKVKKKVRKNVQQGVVHIASTFNNTLITITDVSGNVLSWSTAGARGFKGSRKSTPFAAQVAAGDAAAKAMEHGLRTVSVMVKGPGAGRESALRALAAAGLKVQLIKDVTPIPHNGCRPAKRRRV, from the coding sequence ATGGCCGATGAGAAGAAGGTCAAGAAGAAGGTCCGCAAGAACGTACAGCAGGGCGTGGTGCACATCGCCTCTACGTTCAACAACACGCTGATCACGATCACCGACGTCAGCGGCAACGTGCTCTCTTGGTCCACCGCCGGTGCGCGTGGCTTCAAGGGTTCGCGCAAGTCGACGCCGTTCGCCGCCCAGGTGGCCGCTGGCGACGCCGCCGCCAAGGCGATGGAGCACGGCCTCCGCACGGTCTCGGTGATGGTGAAGGGCCCTGGTGCAGGCCGTGAGTCCGCGCTGCGCGCTCTCGCCGCCGCTGGCCTCAAGGTTCAGCTCATCAAGGACGTGACCCCGATTCCCCACAACGGCTGCCGGCCTGCCAAGCGGCGCCGGGTCTGA
- the rpsM gene encoding 30S ribosomal protein S13, with product MARIAGVDLPREKRVVISLQYIYGIGGTLAKQICAKAEVDESVRTKDLTDDQARRLREVIEREMKVEGDLRRETSMNIKRLMDLGCYRGLRHRRGLPVRGQRTHTNARTRKGPKRTLARPRAAAR from the coding sequence GTGGCACGAATTGCCGGTGTGGATCTGCCCCGCGAAAAGCGGGTGGTGATTTCGCTCCAGTACATCTACGGAATCGGCGGCACTCTCGCGAAGCAGATCTGCGCGAAGGCCGAGGTGGACGAGAGCGTCCGCACCAAGGACCTGACGGACGATCAGGCGCGCCGGCTCCGTGAGGTGATCGAGCGGGAGATGAAGGTCGAGGGCGACCTCCGTCGCGAGACCTCGATGAACATCAAGCGCCTCATGGACCTGGGCTGCTACCGGGGCCTCCGGCACCGCAGGGGCCTGCCGGTCCGCGGTCAGCGCACCCACACCAACGCACGTACCCGCAAGGGCCCGAAGCGGACGCTCGCTCGTCCCCGCGCGGCCGCTCGCTGA
- the rpmJ gene encoding 50S ribosomal protein L36 gives MKVRASVKKVCEKCKVIRRRGIVRVICAANPRHKQRQG, from the coding sequence ATGAAGGTGCGGGCATCCGTCAAGAAGGTTTGCGAGAAGTGCAAGGTCATTCGGCGTCGGGGCATCGTGCGGGTCATCTGCGCGGCGAACCCTCGGCACAAGCAGCGCCAGGGCTAA
- the map gene encoding type I methionyl aminopeptidase, with amino-acid sequence MSVILKSRGEIDAMREAGRVVGTILAALRDATKPGVSTGELDALAAELIAANKVKSAFKGYAPGGRRPYPGVLCTSINEEIVHGIPSKKRILREGDIIGLDFGVVKDGWFADSAITVPVGTTAEDAARLVETTRRSLELGIEQARVGNRIYDIGAAIQAHAEGFGYGVTRDFVGHGVGRRLHEEPQVPNYGPGGQGIRIKTGMVLAIEPMINAGSWEVEELDDDWTAVTADRRLSAHFEHTIAVTEEGPIILTLP; translated from the coding sequence ATGTCTGTGATCCTGAAGAGCCGCGGCGAGATCGACGCCATGCGGGAGGCGGGAAGGGTGGTGGGAACCATCCTGGCCGCTCTTCGCGACGCGACGAAGCCCGGCGTCTCCACGGGGGAGCTCGACGCCCTGGCTGCCGAGCTCATCGCCGCGAACAAGGTGAAGTCGGCGTTCAAGGGCTACGCGCCTGGCGGCCGTCGTCCTTATCCCGGCGTGCTCTGTACCTCGATCAACGAGGAGATCGTCCACGGGATCCCGTCGAAGAAGCGGATCCTCCGCGAGGGCGATATCATCGGCCTCGACTTCGGAGTGGTAAAAGACGGCTGGTTCGCGGACTCCGCGATCACGGTGCCCGTCGGCACCACGGCCGAGGACGCGGCGCGCCTCGTCGAGACCACCCGCCGCTCCCTCGAGCTCGGGATCGAGCAGGCGAGGGTCGGAAATCGAATCTACGACATCGGCGCAGCGATCCAGGCGCATGCCGAGGGATTTGGCTATGGCGTCACCCGCGATTTCGTGGGACACGGCGTTGGCCGGAGGCTCCACGAGGAGCCCCAGGTCCCCAACTACGGCCCAGGGGGCCAGGGGATTCGAATCAAGACCGGCATGGTCCTCGCGATCGAGCCGATGATTAACGCCGGCTCCTGGGAGGTCGAGGAGCTGGACGACGATTGGACCGCCGTGACTGCTGATCGGCGACTCTCGGCCCACTTCGAGCACACCATCGCGGTGACCGAAGAGGGGCCGATCATCCTGACTCTTCCCTGA
- a CDS encoding adenylate kinase has protein sequence MNLVFLGPAGSGKGTQAKKLEAEYGVAQISTGDLLREAVRNGTELGRQADPLMKQGKLVPDDLVIGIIEERFRQGGLEKGILLDGFPRTVPQAEALDAMLERNGIDLDKVISLEVPDELLYERITGRRSCPKCGTVYHLSAAPPKQPGVCDLDGTALIQRSDDTPEKLANRLEVFKTEIPKVKQHYASKGLLSVVDGVGSPDAIFSSIRRALGA, from the coding sequence ATGAACCTCGTCTTCCTAGGCCCCGCCGGCTCCGGCAAGGGCACCCAGGCAAAGAAGCTCGAGGCCGAATACGGCGTCGCCCAGATCTCGACCGGCGATCTGCTCCGAGAAGCCGTGCGAAACGGAACCGAGCTCGGGCGGCAGGCGGATCCCCTCATGAAGCAGGGGAAGCTCGTGCCCGACGACCTCGTGATCGGGATCATCGAGGAGCGCTTCCGCCAGGGCGGCCTGGAGAAGGGCATCCTCCTTGACGGCTTCCCCAGGACCGTCCCCCAGGCAGAGGCCCTCGACGCCATGCTCGAGCGGAACGGGATCGACTTGGACAAGGTCATCAGCCTCGAGGTTCCCGACGAGCTCCTGTACGAGCGGATCACGGGTCGGCGCTCCTGCCCGAAGTGCGGCACGGTCTATCACCTGAGCGCGGCTCCGCCCAAGCAGCCGGGCGTCTGCGACCTGGACGGTACGGCCCTGATCCAGCGCAGCGACGACACGCCCGAGAAGCTCGCGAACCGGCTCGAGGTCTTCAAGACCGAGATCCCCAAGGTCAAGCAGCACTATGCGTCCAAGGGCCTGCTCTCGGTCGTGGACGGCGTCGGTTCGCCCGACGCGATCTTCTCGTCGATTCGGCGGGCGCTGGGGGCGTAG